Proteins from a genomic interval of Rosa chinensis cultivar Old Blush chromosome 2, RchiOBHm-V2, whole genome shotgun sequence:
- the LOC112183765 gene encoding B3 domain-containing protein Os11g0197600 has translation MRTSLSGKLDMISENGNTQPYDMVVLEKPVTNKDSHCSKAEIKRETDFATKTDGGCFSRPERFPKQTCHENLGRMKPLTTTEKAIALQRANAFKSDKPSFKMAMQPSHIHGGTISLPYEFAKRHLIKLPAGIAILRVSDGRTWSVMFKYDHKNSKARLWRSGWSSFVRDNNLKVGDVCVFVLIDCNKLSFEVFFYPTIEATNCRFSPGYGRGAIVQVEEKKRPIFEAESNMNCEIVENKTLKIYEPVTQKPSSSLRA, from the exons ATGAGGACAAGTTTGAGCGGTAAACTAGACATGATTTCTGAAAATGGGAACACTCAGCCTTATGACATGGTCGTGTTAGAGAAGCCAGTCACAAACAAAGATTCACATTGCTCCAAAGCAGAAATAAAAA GGGAAACTGATTTTGCCACCAAAACTGATGGTGGATGCTTTTCTAGGCCTGAAAGATTTCCAAAGCAAACATGCCATGAGAATCTTGGGAGGATGAAGCCATTGACTACAACTGAGAAAGCTATAGCTCTTCAAAGGGCTAATGCTTTCAAATCTGATAAACCTTCTTTCAAGATGGCTATGCAGCCCTCTCATATCCATGGCGGTACTATT AGTTTGCCATATGAATTTGCAAAGAGACATCTTATCAAGCTGCCTGCTGGTATTGCCATCCTTAGAGTATCAGATGGAAGAACTTGGTCTGTGATGTTCAAGTATGATCATAAAAACTCAAAAGCTCGATTATGGAGAAGTGGTTGGTCATCTTTTGTGAGGGACAATAATTTGAAAGTTGGGGATGTATGTGTCTTTGTCCTTATTGACTGCAATAAGCTTTCCTTTGAAGTTTTCTTTTACCCCACCATAGAAGCTACAAATTGCCGCTTCTCACCAG GCTATGGCAGAGGAGCAATTGTTCAAgtcgaagaaaagaaaagacccATATTTGAAGCTGAATCCAACATGAATTGTGAAATTG tTGAGAACAAGACGCTGAAGATTTATGAGCCAGTTACTCAAAAGCCTTCTTCATCTTTGAGGGCTTAA
- the LOC112183764 gene encoding B3 domain-containing transcription factor VRN1, with protein sequence MSSFSRENDCRRPICCSPTPRFIQVILDDTSRDVKLGIPKKFVNEYGQCLSNSVCLKLPSGSEWEVEVTRSNGKVWFEKCWPEFSKFYSLSIGDFLVFEYEGDSEFHVFIFDISTTEIDYPIKRPKMEEAPEDEFSVEILEDIPPSPKTREKTPLPCRQSYKKMKTSLTGKTDQMFENENTEPFENPKKNKDSHCSASKIKSVSGFPAKIDGGGSSSTERFLKQSPEFCGEKHTSNINEKALIQRNIASKSEKPYFKVVMQRSYIQKGYLSVPSAFSNRHLTKKPATVILQVLDGRTWSVQLKYHHERSEARFQSCWPLFVRENNLKVGDACVFTLINCIAFVFEVVFYPAAEAANCPLSPGGRGAIFQVKSKGSPIIEVESECGVICGIGVSGSLETGKSTRNRNSQIKVNECNQINICV encoded by the exons ATGAGTTCTTTTAGCCGGGAAAACGACTGCCGCCGGCCAATATGTTGTTCTCCGACTCCCCGTTTTATCCAAGTTATCTTGGATGATACTTCTAGAGACGTCAAACTT GGCATTCCAAAGAAATTTGTGAATGAATATGGTCAGTGTCTATCAAATTCAGTATGTCTTAAGCTTCCAAGTGGCTCCGAATGGGAAGTAGAAGTGACAAGAAGCAATGGAAAGGTTTGGTTTGAGAAGTGTTGGCCAGAGTTCTCAAAGTTTTACTCTCTTAGCATCGGTGATTTTCTAGTTTTTGAATATGAAGGGGATTCTGAATTCCACGTTTTCATATTTGATATAAGCACCACAGAGATTGACTATCCCATAAAAAGGCCCAAGATGGAAGAAGCTCCTGAAGATGAATTCTCTGTTGAAATCTTGGAGGACATTCCACCCAGCCCAAAAACAAGGGAGAAAACTCCATTACCGTGTCGTCAATCTTACAAGAAAATGAAGACAAGTTTGACTGGTAAAACAGACCAGATGTTTGAAAATGAGAACACCGAACCTTTTGAGAatccaaagaaaaacaaagattcTCATTGCTCTGCATCAAAAATCAAAA GTGTAAGTGGTTTTCCAGCAAAAATAGATGGCGGAGGCTCATCTAGCACTGAGAGGTTTTTAAAGCAATCACCTGAGTTTTGTGGGGAGAAGCATACATCAAATATAAATGAAAAAGCCTTAATACAGAGAAACATTGCTTCCAAATCTGAAAAGCCTTATTTCAAGGTTGTCATGCAGCGCTCATATATTCAAAAAGGTTATTTG TCTGTGCCATCTGCGTTTTCCAATAGACATCTTACAAAGAAGCCTGCTACTGTGATCCTTCAAGTTTTGGATGGAAGAACTTGGTCCGTTCAATTGAAGTATCATCATGAACGCTCAGAAGCTAGATTCCAGAGTTGTTGGCCACTATTTGTAAGGGAGAATAATTTGAAAGTTGGTGATGCATGTGTCTTTACCTTAATTAACTGCATTGCATTTGTATTTGAAGTGGTCTTTTATCCTGCCGCAGAAGCTGCAAATTGCCCCTTGTCACCAG GTGGAAGAGGAGCAATTTTTCAAGTCAAAAGTAAGGGAAGTCCGATAATAGAAGTAGAATCTGAATGCGGTGTGATATGTGGAATTGGTGTATCTGGCTCTCTTGAAACTGGTAAGTCCACTAGAAATAGAAATTCCCAAATTAAGGTTAACGAATGTAATCAGATAAATATATGTGTCTAG
- the LOC112183763 gene encoding B3 domain-containing transcription factor VRN1, translating into MSSPCWKIDQRPKFSATPLSFHKSISEKTHRDNNLRVPRSYVKKYEKKYGEELSNIVHLKLPCGTEWEIEVTRHNGVFWFDKGWETLCKFYSIEYRYSLVFQYEGNSRFKVNIFDRTNSEIEYPIKTPKKEENDVDDQFPPASPLLPQKNNIASSNIGDKKDLPAEVDEGDKSSNTQRSQKPTTEVLGRMHPSTTRGSGAVQTVKEFKYTEQPSCFLVPMCPSYIEKHMLWLPSDFAMHVKHLITNSGNLTLRVSEGSTTRTWTVGMKYEKERAKFQSGWSEFVQDNKLNHGDVCDLMLIDKNELLFEVKIFRAREAVDCTFSPDIDEADAHHEHDDDNGDNDAAHDNRSFTIIIRQSYTTRLPVPAKFHKHATKKPDTANLSLPSGRRTWPISLKYEVSTERVRFQSGWSKFVRDNHLKLEMPVSLC; encoded by the exons ATGAGTTCTCCTTGCTGGAAAATTGATCAGCGACCAAAATTTTCTGCTACGCCTCTCAGCTTTCATAAGTCCATTTCGGAGAAAACTCACAGAGACAATAATCTT AGAGTTCCAAGGAGTTATGTGAAGAAAtatgaaaagaaatatggagaagaGCTATCAAATATCGTACATCTTAAGCTTCCATGTGGTACAGAATGGGAAATAGAAGTCACAAGACATAATGGTGTCTTTTGGTTCGACAAGGGTTGGGAAACCTTATGCAAGTTTTACTCCATCGAGTATCGCTACTCGCTAGTTTTTCAATATGAAGGGAATTCTAGATTCAAAGTTAACATATTTGATAGAACAAACTCAGAGATTGAGTATCCTATCAAAACCCCCAAGAAGGAAGAAAATGATGTAGATGATCAATTTCCACCGGCTAGTCCTCTGCTGCCTCAAAAGAACAATATAGCAAGTTCAAATATTGGTG ACAAAAAGGATCTTCCTGCGGAAGTAGATGAGGGAGACAAGTCTAGTAATACTCAAAGATCACAAAAACCAACAACTGAGGTTCTTGGGAGGATGCACCCTTCGACTACAAGAGGAAGTGGAGCTGTACAGACAGTTAAAGAATTCAAGTACACTGAGCAGCCTTCTTGTTTTTTGGTTCCTATGTGCCCCTCTTATATCGAAAAACATATGCTT TGGCTGCCAAGTGACTTTGCCATGCATGTGAAACATCTTATTACGAATTCTGGTAATCTTACCCTTCGTGTTTCGGAAGGGAGCACAACGAGAACTTGGACTGTTGGAATGaaatatgaaaaagaaagagcCAAATTCCAGTCTGGATGGAGTGAATTTGTGCAAGACAATAAACTAAATCATGGTGATGTGTGTGACCTCATGTTAATTGACAAAAATGAACTTTTATTTGAAGTTAAGATTTTCCGAGCAAGAGAAGCTGTGGATTGCACCTTCTCACCGG ATATTGATGAAGCTGATGCACATCACGAGCATGATGATGACAATGGTGATAATGATGCTGCTCATGACAATCGTTCATTCACAATTATCATACGACAGTCTTATACTACTCGTTTG CCAGTGCCTGCTAAGTTCCACAAACACGCTACTAAGAAGCCTGATACGGCTAACCTGAGTCTTCCCAGTGGGAGGAGAACTTGGCCTATTTCATTGAAATATGAGGTTTCAACAGAAAGAGTCAGATTCCAGTCCGGTTGGAGCAAGTTTG
- the LOC112185889 gene encoding B3 domain-containing protein LOC_Os12g40080 has translation MRPSSSTRSDRISENESAQPDSMVLFEKSMPNKDSHCSNSEMKGKGDFLAKKNTAGGSSCTPRFLKQTVDHEVIENAIAHQRATAFKLDDNPFFKISMKPSNIHKSILSLPSEFSKRHLIKLPAGIATLQVSSGRTSSVKTWSVKFKYDFENSKAQLLNGWSAFVRDNNLKVRDVCGFILMDRIELLFEVALPNVEAPNFPSPPGEGRGATIQVEEKRSPIIKVESECDMNCEIGLSSSLAIVKKPIISGQVTHWPSSSLRDSRVNLEAGNKFVPKNPYFLVTLGSLHKEKSNVSVPAAFVKSFIKEANQTLKLQVKDRSWPVKVIRFGKNSAKFSGGWAAFAKENGLEKGDVCIFELMEINDIVLKVHIFRCRLKI, from the exons ATGAGACCAAGCTCGAGTACTAGATCAGACAGGATTTCTGAAAATGAGAGTGCTCAACCTGATTCCATGGTCTTGTTTGAGAAGTCAATGCCAAACAAAGATTCACATTGCTCTAATTCAGAGATGAAAG GGAAAGGTGATTTTCTTGCAAAGAAAAATACAGCTGGAGGCTCTTCTTGCACTCCAAGATTCCTAAAACAAACAGTTGATCACGAGGTTATTGAAAATGCTATAGCTCATCAGAGAGCTACTGCATTCAAGCTTGATGACAACCCTTTTTTCAAGATCTCAATGAAGCCCTCTAATATCCATAAAAGTATTTTG TCTTTGCCATCTGAATTTTCCAAGAGACATCTTATTAAGCTGCCTGCTGGCATTGCCACCCTTCAAGTTTCGAGTGGAAGAACTTCGTCTGTTAAAACTTGGTCTGTAAAATTCAAGTATGATTTTGAGAACTCAAAAGCTCAATTACTGAATGGTTGGTCAGCATTTGTAAGGGACAATAATTTGAAAGTTAGGGATGTGTGTGGCTTTATCCTTATGGACCGCATTGAACTTTTATTCGAAGTTGCGCTTCCCAACGTAGAAGCTCCAAATTTCCCCTCGCCACCAG GGGAAGGCAGAGGAGCAACAATTCAAGTTGAAGAAAAGAGAAGCCCCATAATTAAAGTTGAATCAGAATGTGACATGAATTGTGAAATTGGTCTATCTAGCTCTCTTGCAATTG TCAAGAAGCCAATTATTAGTGGACAGGTTACTCATTGGCCTTCTTCATCTTTGAGGGATTCAAGGGTTAATCTTGAAGCTGGCAACAAGTTCGTCCCCAAGAATCCCTATTTCTTAGTCACTCTTGGGTCACTCCATAAAGAGAAGTCAAATGTG TCTGTACCGGCTGCATTTGTCAAGAGTTTCATTAAGGAGGCGAATCAAACCCTGAAGCTTCAGGTTAAAGATAGATCGTGGCCTGTAAAGGTGATTCGCTTCGGCAAGAATTCAGCCAAGTTTTCTGGTGGCTGGGCTGCATTTGCTAAAGAAAACGGGTTAGAGAAAGGAGACGTTTGCATATTCGAGCTCATGGAGATCAATGACATTGTACTGAAAGTTCACATTTTCAGATGTCGATTAAAAATTTAA